One Nodularia sp. LEGE 06071 DNA segment encodes these proteins:
- a CDS encoding DUF6464 family protein, with product MLKTLLVITVGLLPSLISLWVIRKTHSRTRLRMRQAATNLSGRRIRDHIRPVEGDRYYLEGVGYLIGDISCKFNARSGYMRCAVNPSGPCQNCRHYEPRELVKRDQPF from the coding sequence GTGTTGAAAACACTTTTAGTGATTACCGTGGGTTTGTTACCGTCCTTGATTTCCCTGTGGGTCATCCGTAAAACCCATTCGCGGACACGCCTCCGGATGAGACAAGCAGCTACGAATTTGTCAGGGAGACGCATCCGAGATCATATCAGACCTGTTGAAGGCGATCGCTATTATTTGGAAGGCGTGGGTTACCTCATTGGCGATATCAGTTGCAAATTTAATGCTCGGTCTGGCTATATGCGCTGTGCTGTTAACCCCAGTGGCCCCTGTCAGAATTGCCGTCACTATGAACCCAGAGAATTGGTGAAGCGTGATCAACCATTTTAA
- a CDS encoding PAS domain S-box protein: MASEVFPVGDKSVEERLTAILENMAEAFMEIDTAWRVTSANHQATQLLNKNTDDLCSKLLWDVFPVEATTQFYQQCHQVIVEKICVEFEEFYPALNRWLKVRLCPSGNSLLTYFLDITERKELEITLRQKQDFLTVLLDNVQAGIVACDAEGRLQLFNKTAQSLHGLSEKPLFPEEWAEHYDLYLPDGKTLMETADIPLFQALQGQQVDNVEMIIMPKQGVTRILSAKGQAIVDWHGEKQGAVVVMHDITERKQAEEALRKTEQRYRSVVDHVKEVIFQIDAVGVWTFLNPAWTEITGFSVDESICTHFLNYVYPDDRQHNLELFQSLMQREKDDCHHEIRYLTKTGGFRWIEVFAHLNLDDDGTILGTSGTLIDITERKQAEAKRVQLAREQVALAVVEVAHQQSSFLAEISAVLASSLDYQQTLQSVANLVVPYFADWCCVDLLNDDLAISRVAVAHADAEKVGLGWEVIQLYPNYLDDGYGISQVMKTGQSQIVVEITDEQLVATIQDPQYLQLLRELSLKSCIIVPLKARERVFGSISFIFAESHRHYSMTDLTLAEDLARRAANAIDNAYLYHEAQLARQAAEKAADLTARLQTVTAALCESLTPLQVAEVIVEQSMTVLAATSAMVVLVSKDRQELEIIKAVGYNPDLLESWHKFSINSATPLAEAIRTEAPIWLETSAERIASYPHLAEVYDQYDFQSWVSLPLVTEGRSVGGISLNFRELKHLSQDDREFILALCRQCAQAIARSQLYEAESQARAEAEQANRIKDEFLAVLSHELRSPLNPILGWTKILRTKRLDAAKTTQALETIERNAKLQAQLIEDLLDVSRILQGKITLNVAPVNLATTIKAALETVQLAAEVKNIHIHTQFNLTSGNVSGDSNRLQQVFWNLFSNAVKFTPSGGRVEVQLEQVGMYAQIQVKDTGKGITPEFLPYVFEYFRQEDGATTRKFGGLGLGLAIVRNLTELHGGTVHADSPGQNLGTTFIVRLPLNLAEQQLSSDHSHLETLIDLTGIQILVVDDDPDMRELVEFILVQAGAQVSTAASALQALTLLNQSIPDLLLSDIGMPEMDGYSLIRQIRKYSPPEGGTIPAIALSAYAGEINQQQALQAGFHKHISKPIEPEELVRAIALLITK, encoded by the coding sequence GTGGCTTCAGAAGTATTCCCTGTAGGTGATAAATCTGTAGAAGAAAGGCTAACAGCCATTTTGGAAAATATGGCTGAAGCATTTATGGAGATTGACACAGCGTGGCGTGTTACTTCTGCGAATCATCAAGCAACACAGCTTTTAAATAAAAACACAGACGATTTATGCAGCAAACTGTTGTGGGATGTATTTCCCGTAGAGGCGACAACTCAGTTTTATCAACAGTGTCATCAAGTAATTGTCGAAAAAATATGCGTTGAATTTGAGGAGTTCTATCCGGCGTTAAATCGATGGTTGAAGGTGCGGCTTTGTCCGAGTGGAAATAGTCTATTAACATATTTTCTCGATATTACAGAACGAAAAGAATTAGAAATAACACTGCGTCAAAAACAAGATTTTCTCACAGTCCTGCTGGATAACGTTCAAGCCGGCATTGTCGCCTGCGATGCGGAGGGAAGATTACAGTTATTTAACAAAACAGCGCAATCATTGCATGGATTGTCTGAAAAACCGCTTTTTCCAGAAGAATGGGCAGAACATTATGATTTGTATCTGCCGGATGGCAAAACGCTCATGGAAACAGCCGACATTCCCTTGTTTCAGGCATTACAAGGGCAGCAGGTTGATAATGTCGAAATGATCATTATGCCCAAGCAAGGAGTCACACGCATCCTCAGCGCCAAAGGTCAAGCAATTGTCGATTGGCATGGTGAAAAACAGGGTGCAGTGGTAGTCATGCACGATATCACCGAACGCAAGCAAGCTGAGGAAGCGCTCCGCAAAACTGAGCAACGTTACCGCTCAGTAGTGGATCATGTTAAAGAAGTCATCTTCCAAATCGATGCCGTAGGGGTATGGACATTTCTCAACCCGGCTTGGACGGAAATTACTGGATTTTCAGTTGATGAAAGTATCTGTACTCATTTTTTAAACTACGTATATCCCGATGATCGGCAGCATAATTTAGAACTCTTTCAATCTTTAATGCAAAGAGAAAAAGATGATTGCCATCATGAAATTCGTTACCTGACGAAAACTGGAGGGTTTCGTTGGATTGAGGTATTTGCCCACTTGAACTTAGACGACGATGGTACAATCCTGGGGACTTCAGGAACATTAATCGACATTACCGAACGCAAACAAGCTGAGGCAAAACGAGTGCAACTGGCGCGGGAGCAAGTAGCTCTTGCAGTCGTAGAAGTGGCACACCAACAATCGTCTTTTTTAGCAGAAATCAGTGCTGTGCTGGCATCTTCGTTAGATTATCAACAAACTCTTCAAAGCGTTGCTAATTTAGTTGTACCCTACTTTGCCGACTGGTGTTGTGTTGATTTGCTCAATGATGATCTCGCCATTAGCCGTGTTGCTGTTGCTCATGCTGATGCGGAAAAGGTGGGATTAGGATGGGAAGTGATCCAACTCTATCCCAATTATTTGGATGATGGCTATGGCATTTCTCAGGTGATGAAAACTGGGCAAAGTCAAATTGTAGTAGAAATTACGGATGAGCAGTTAGTAGCGACCATTCAAGATCCTCAATACTTGCAACTCTTACGCGAACTGAGCTTAAAATCGTGCATTATTGTGCCGTTAAAAGCACGGGAACGAGTTTTTGGCAGCATTTCCTTTATCTTTGCCGAGTCTCATCGCCACTACAGCATGACTGATTTGACTTTGGCTGAAGATTTAGCTCGTAGAGCTGCAAACGCCATTGATAATGCTTATCTTTATCATGAAGCACAGCTAGCAAGGCAAGCCGCCGAAAAAGCCGCAGACCTCACTGCTAGGTTGCAAACCGTCACAGCAGCCCTTTGCGAATCTCTCACACCCTTGCAAGTTGCAGAGGTAATTGTCGAACAAAGTATGACAGTTTTGGCAGCGACTTCGGCAATGGTAGTTTTGGTGAGCAAAGATAGACAAGAATTAGAAATAATCAAAGCCGTCGGTTACAATCCCGATTTACTGGAATCCTGGCACAAATTTTCCATTAATTCCGCTACCCCCTTAGCAGAAGCCATTAGAACTGAAGCACCTATATGGTTAGAAACCTCAGCAGAGAGAATTGCTAGTTATCCTCACTTAGCTGAAGTTTACGATCAATACGATTTCCAATCATGGGTATCGCTGCCTCTCGTGACTGAGGGACGGTCTGTGGGCGGAATATCGCTGAATTTTCGAGAATTAAAGCACCTAAGTCAGGACGACCGCGAATTTATATTGGCATTATGTCGTCAATGCGCTCAAGCGATTGCCCGATCGCAATTGTATGAAGCAGAAAGCCAAGCTAGAGCCGAGGCGGAACAAGCGAACCGCATCAAAGATGAGTTTTTGGCAGTACTTTCCCACGAATTGCGATCGCCTCTCAATCCCATTCTGGGTTGGACAAAAATCCTGCGAACAAAGCGTTTAGATGCCGCCAAAACCACACAAGCCTTAGAAACTATCGAACGCAATGCCAAGTTGCAAGCGCAATTAATTGAAGACTTGTTAGATGTTTCACGCATCCTCCAAGGCAAAATCACCTTAAACGTCGCGCCAGTTAATTTAGCTACAACCATTAAAGCCGCCTTAGAAACAGTCCAACTAGCAGCAGAAGTCAAAAATATTCACATCCACACCCAATTCAACCTGACTTCTGGAAACGTTTCCGGCGATAGCAACCGCTTACAACAGGTTTTCTGGAATCTGTTCTCTAACGCCGTCAAGTTCACACCATCGGGAGGGCGAGTAGAAGTGCAACTAGAGCAGGTGGGGATGTATGCTCAAATCCAAGTCAAAGACACTGGTAAAGGTATCACTCCAGAGTTTTTACCTTATGTGTTTGAATACTTCCGCCAAGAAGATGGCGCAACCACCAGAAAATTCGGGGGATTAGGATTGGGGCTGGCAATTGTCCGCAATTTAACGGAACTGCATGGAGGAACCGTTCACGCAGATAGTCCGGGGCAGAATTTAGGAACAACATTCATAGTCAGGTTGCCGTTAAACCTTGCTGAACAGCAGCTATCTTCTGATCATAGTCATTTAGAAACTTTAATCGACCTCACAGGTATTCAGATATTGGTTGTGGATGATGACCCAGATATGCGTGAGTTAGTAGAATTCATCCTGGTACAAGCTGGCGCACAAGTGAGTACAGCCGCTTCAGCATTACAGGCATTGACCCTCTTAAATCAATCTATCCCTGACTTGCTGTTGTCTGACATCGGGATGCCAGAAATGGATGGCTATTCTCTGATTCGGCAAATTAGAAAATACTCACCCCCAGAGGGAGGAACTATTCCGGCGATCGCACTTTCTGCTTATGCGGGTGAAATTAACCAACAACAAGCACTCCAAGCCGGATTTCACAAGCATATTTCCAAACCCATCGAACCCGAAGAGTTAGTCAGGGCAATTGCATTATTAATTACAAAATAA
- the dprA gene encoding DNA-processing protein DprA — translation MEEERAYWLAWTRISGVGPVLLRRLHQHFGTLATAWNATKAQLGEVPGFGFQTLGKIDEQRSRLHPKQLLIQHQQENPHFWTPGDADYPRLLLETPSPPPMLYYRGEVELQENLGQKPLVGIVGTRKPSDYGIRWTRQISTALAKNGFTVVSGMAEGIDTESHLATMKAGGRTIAVLGTGVDVIYPPKNRDLYKQILSQGLVVSEYPSKTPPDRTHFPRRNRIIAGLSRAILVMEAPVKSGALITATYANEFGRDVYALPGRIDDYPSQGCLKLLNQGASFVLRELDELLKMLGAIPKIDSIDTLPIPEQLKLPDLSPELQQVMDAIACDVSPFDYLVQKTGMNTGSVSSALLQLELMGLVSQLPGMRYQKC, via the coding sequence GTGGAAGAAGAAAGAGCATATTGGCTAGCTTGGACGCGAATTTCTGGGGTTGGCCCGGTGTTACTGCGACGACTACACCAGCATTTTGGCACGCTAGCCACTGCTTGGAATGCTACCAAAGCCCAGTTAGGAGAAGTTCCAGGTTTTGGGTTTCAGACATTAGGGAAAATAGATGAACAGCGATCGCGTCTGCATCCAAAACAATTACTGATCCAACACCAGCAAGAAAACCCCCATTTCTGGACACCAGGCGACGCAGATTATCCCCGGTTGTTGCTGGAAACGCCCAGCCCACCGCCAATGTTGTACTATCGCGGTGAAGTTGAACTACAAGAAAATTTGGGACAAAAACCCCTGGTGGGGATTGTCGGGACACGCAAACCTTCAGATTATGGTATTCGTTGGACGCGCCAGATTAGCACAGCTTTAGCTAAAAATGGCTTTACAGTTGTATCTGGGATGGCGGAGGGAATCGATACAGAAAGCCATCTAGCCACAATGAAAGCCGGGGGAAGAACAATCGCCGTGTTAGGGACTGGTGTCGATGTGATTTACCCACCCAAAAACCGGGATTTGTACAAACAGATTTTGAGTCAAGGCTTAGTCGTGAGTGAATATCCCAGCAAAACCCCACCCGATCGCACACACTTTCCTCGCCGTAATCGGATCATTGCCGGTTTAAGCCGTGCGATTTTGGTCATGGAAGCGCCTGTGAAGTCTGGGGCGTTAATTACGGCTACTTATGCGAATGAATTTGGCAGAGATGTTTATGCATTACCTGGAAGAATAGATGATTATCCATCTCAAGGGTGTTTAAAATTACTCAATCAAGGTGCTTCTTTCGTTCTCAGGGAATTAGACGAACTGCTAAAAATGCTGGGAGCCATCCCTAAAATTGATTCAATTGACACATTGCCAATTCCAGAACAGTTAAAGTTGCCGGATTTATCACCAGAACTGCAACAAGTCATGGATGCGATCGCCTGTGATGTTTCGCCCTTTGATTATCTTGTGCAAAAAACCGGGATGAATACTGGCTCAGTTTCAAGTGCATTATTACAGTTAGAACTTATGGGTTTAGTTTCGCAACTTCCCGGAATGCGATATCAGAAGTGTTAA
- a CDS encoding TRC40/GET3/ArsA family transport-energizing ATPase, protein MRVILMTGKGGVGKTSVAAATGLRCAELGYRTLVLSTDPAHSLADSFDLEMGHAPREIRPNLWGAELDALQELEGNWGAVKRYITQVLQARGLEGVQAEELAILPGMDEIFGLVRMKRHYDEGEFDVLIIDSAPTGTALRLLSLPEVGGWYMRRFYKPFQNISVALRPLVEPFFKPIVGFSLPDKEVMDAPYEFYEQIEALEKVLTDNTQTSVRLVTNPEKMVLKESLRAHAYLSLYNVATDLVIANRIIPQEVQDPFFQRWKESQEQYRQEIHDNFLPLPVKEVPLFSEEMCGLAALERLKETLYKDEDPTQIYYKETTMRVVQVQNQYSLEIYLPGIPKNQIQLSKNGDELNITIGNHRRNLVLPQALAALQPGGAKMEEDYLKISFTTM, encoded by the coding sequence ATGCGTGTAATTTTGATGACAGGCAAAGGCGGCGTAGGCAAAACCTCCGTTGCTGCCGCTACTGGTCTGCGTTGTGCAGAACTAGGCTACCGCACACTGGTTTTGAGTACAGACCCAGCTCACTCTTTGGCAGACAGTTTTGACTTAGAAATGGGACACGCACCGCGAGAAATTCGCCCGAATTTGTGGGGTGCAGAACTCGATGCGCTGCAAGAACTAGAGGGAAATTGGGGTGCGGTGAAGCGTTATATCACCCAAGTGTTACAAGCCAGAGGCCTAGAAGGGGTGCAAGCCGAAGAATTAGCCATCTTACCAGGTATGGATGAGATTTTTGGCTTAGTCAGGATGAAACGCCACTACGACGAAGGCGAATTTGATGTTTTGATTATCGACTCAGCCCCTACCGGCACAGCATTACGCCTGCTGAGTTTACCTGAAGTTGGTGGCTGGTATATGCGCCGTTTTTACAAGCCATTTCAAAATATCTCAGTGGCGCTTCGACCGTTGGTGGAACCTTTCTTTAAACCAATTGTCGGTTTTTCTCTCCCAGATAAAGAAGTGATGGATGCACCTTATGAGTTTTATGAGCAAATTGAAGCTCTGGAAAAAGTATTAACTGATAATACTCAAACCTCAGTGCGTCTGGTCACTAATCCCGAAAAAATGGTGCTGAAAGAATCTCTGCGCGCCCATGCTTATCTAAGTTTATATAATGTAGCCACAGACTTAGTGATTGCTAATCGGATCATTCCCCAGGAAGTCCAAGACCCATTTTTCCAACGTTGGAAGGAAAGCCAGGAGCAATATCGCCAGGAAATACATGACAACTTTCTGCCTCTACCTGTAAAAGAAGTGCCACTTTTTTCTGAAGAAATGTGTGGTTTAGCTGCCTTGGAACGTCTGAAAGAAACTCTCTACAAAGATGAAGATCCAACTCAAATATATTACAAAGAAACAACTATGAGAGTTGTGCAAGTGCAGAACCAATATAGTTTGGAAATCTACTTGCCTGGGATTCCCAAAAACCAAATTCAACTGAGTAAAAATGGAGATGAATTAAATATTACTATTGGTAATCATCGCCGTAATTTAGTATTGCCACAAGCTTTGGCAGCACTACAACCAGGTGGAGCCAAGATGGAAGAAGACTATCTGAAAATTTCCTTTACGACAATGTAA
- a CDS encoding DUF2358 domain-containing protein has translation MDIIEILKQDYQRFPENQTYSIYAENVYFQDPLTKFRGVKRYQQMIKFIQTWFINPQMDVHDLQNLGDTIKTEWTLSWNTPIPWKPRISISGWSELGLNSAGLIISHIDYWHCSRLDVIKQHFYPIH, from the coding sequence ATGGATATTATTGAAATCCTCAAACAAGACTATCAAAGATTTCCGGAAAATCAAACATACAGCATTTACGCCGAAAACGTTTATTTTCAAGACCCATTAACTAAATTTCGGGGTGTTAAACGCTATCAGCAGATGATAAAATTCATCCAGACATGGTTTATCAATCCCCAGATGGACGTACATGATCTTCAAAATTTAGGAGACACCATCAAAACAGAGTGGACACTTAGCTGGAATACACCCATCCCTTGGAAACCCCGCATTTCTATCTCCGGGTGGAGTGAATTAGGGTTAAACTCTGCTGGTTTAATTATTTCCCACATCGATTATTGGCACTGTTCACGCCTAGACGTAATTAAACAGCATTTTTACCCTATTCATTAG
- a CDS encoding serine hydrolase: MSESSDKRRNFSRRQPTNRRPRQHEGEKVGKKKVKVPNPQQRPAKKEVALTRLNHNMLPPPSATVVRKSKPGLVMPAAVKPIGYVGTTAPFYPNTVKYKTVRVQKPAMPKMGRRASRKTRLKPMARTMLYALRLLIVGVGIGAIVGTILSVLDPATRMPSNSAASSGNLGTNQPQLTPNPAGGLYLSQEITPLKDAVQTLATANPILTPGVFFVDLETGGYVDVNSSASFSAASTIKVPILIAFFQDVDAGKVRLDEMLTMGKEMVAGGSGNLQYQKVGTQYSALELATLMSTSSDNTATNMVIARLGGMEALNQRFQSWGLSATAIRNPLPDLAGTNTTSPRELGSLLAMVNQGNLVSMRSRDLILDIMRRTERNHLLPSGLGAGARIHHKTGDIATMLGDVGLIDIPTGKRYIAVVMVQRPNNDPGAEKLISSISSAAYKQFSQSIAPNPMINTPTPPNIGNTMPPNVTPVPFSTPQSFPSR; this comes from the coding sequence GTGTCTGAGTCAAGTGACAAACGCAGAAATTTCTCGCGGCGACAACCCACAAACCGCCGCCCGCGTCAGCATGAAGGCGAAAAAGTGGGCAAGAAAAAAGTTAAAGTACCCAATCCGCAGCAACGTCCTGCCAAAAAAGAAGTAGCTTTAACACGGCTGAACCATAATATGCTGCCGCCTCCTAGTGCTACTGTGGTCAGGAAGTCAAAACCAGGGCTAGTGATGCCAGCAGCGGTGAAACCCATTGGGTATGTGGGGACGACAGCACCCTTTTATCCCAACACAGTCAAGTACAAGACCGTGCGGGTACAGAAGCCAGCAATGCCCAAAATGGGCAGACGCGCATCGCGCAAAACGCGGTTAAAGCCAATGGCTAGAACCATGTTATACGCTCTAAGATTGTTGATTGTGGGAGTCGGTATTGGTGCCATTGTGGGTACGATTTTATCAGTCTTAGACCCTGCTACTCGTATGCCCAGTAATTCGGCAGCATCATCTGGGAATCTGGGGACTAATCAGCCACAACTTACCCCCAATCCGGCTGGTGGTTTATACTTATCCCAAGAAATTACCCCCTTGAAAGATGCCGTCCAAACTTTGGCAACGGCAAACCCGATTCTGACACCTGGCGTTTTCTTTGTGGATTTAGAGACTGGTGGCTACGTAGATGTGAATAGCTCCGCCAGTTTCTCTGCGGCTAGTACAATCAAAGTGCCGATTCTAATCGCCTTTTTCCAAGATGTGGATGCCGGTAAAGTCCGCCTGGATGAAATGCTGACGATGGGAAAAGAGATGGTGGCTGGTGGTTCGGGCAATCTGCAATACCAAAAAGTGGGAACCCAGTACAGCGCCTTGGAACTTGCAACTCTCATGAGTACAAGCAGCGATAACACAGCTACCAATATGGTGATTGCCAGACTAGGAGGTATGGAGGCGCTGAATCAACGTTTCCAAAGCTGGGGATTGTCAGCTACAGCAATTCGTAATCCTCTGCCAGATTTAGCCGGAACAAATACCACTAGCCCCAGAGAATTGGGAAGTTTGCTGGCTATGGTCAATCAGGGTAATTTAGTCAGTATGCGATCGCGCGATCTAATTCTGGATATTATGCGCCGCACAGAGCGAAATCATCTGTTACCTTCTGGTTTAGGCGCAGGTGCAAGAATTCACCATAAAACGGGTGACATTGCCACCATGCTGGGTGATGTGGGTTTAATTGATATCCCTACTGGCAAGCGCTACATCGCTGTTGTCATGGTACAACGCCCCAATAATGACCCTGGAGCCGAAAAACTGATTAGCTCGATTTCTAGCGCTGCTTACAAACAATTTAGCCAGAGTATTGCACCCAATCCCATGATCAATACCCCCACACCTCCCAATATAGGTAACACTATGCCGCCGAATGTGACTCCAGTCCCATTCTCGACTCCACAAAGTTTCCCCTCTAGATAA
- a CDS encoding RNA methyltransferase, producing MGLAGLRIVLVEPAGPINVGSIARVMKNFGLHNLVLVNPQCDPVGEEALKMAVHAKEILESAVLVTTLPEALHGCVRAIATTARVRDWETPLENPRIALPWLLESPESPAALIFGREDRGLSNEELNYAQRFVRIPTSENYSSLNLASAVAICCYELAQYTAPTTPPPSQTELASLDIVETYYQQLESLLLDIGYLYPHTALTRMAKFRQLYNRAHLQTKEVAMLRGILRQIEWALKNQSNQENL from the coding sequence ATGGGTTTGGCTGGGTTAAGAATTGTGTTGGTGGAACCAGCTGGCCCGATTAATGTAGGGTCAATCGCTAGGGTGATGAAAAATTTTGGTTTACATAATTTAGTATTAGTCAATCCCCAATGCGATCCTGTTGGGGAAGAAGCTTTAAAAATGGCAGTTCATGCCAAGGAGATTTTAGAATCTGCGGTATTGGTGACCACATTACCAGAAGCATTGCACGGATGTGTCCGAGCGATCGCCACCACAGCTCGTGTGCGTGATTGGGAAACACCCTTAGAAAATCCCCGCATAGCCCTACCTTGGCTACTAGAGTCACCAGAGTCACCAGCCGCACTGATTTTTGGCAGGGAAGACCGGGGTTTAAGTAACGAAGAATTAAATTATGCCCAGCGATTTGTTCGCATACCCACAAGTGAAAATTATTCATCCCTGAATTTAGCTTCAGCCGTGGCTATCTGCTGCTATGAACTGGCACAATATACAGCACCGACCACACCACCCCCCAGCCAAACTGAACTAGCATCTTTGGATATTGTCGAAACCTACTACCAACAATTAGAATCTTTACTACTAGATATTGGTTATTTATATCCCCATACAGCCCTGACACGCATGGCCAAATTCCGACAATTGTATAATCGCGCTCACCTCCAAACAAAGGAAGTAGCTATGCTGCGAGGGATTTTACGACAAATAGAATGGGCGCTTAAAAATCAGAGTAATCAGGAAAACTTGTGA
- a CDS encoding RNA-guided endonuclease InsQ/TnpB family protein, translated as MLVFEFKAYGKPAQFIAVDEAIRTAKFIRNSCIRLWMDVKGMGKNDLQKYCAVLAANFPFANELNSMARQASAERAWSSISRFYDNCKKGIPGLKGYPQFQKECRSVEYKTSGWRIADDRKSITFTDKKGIGRLKLKGTRNLHFYQINQIKRVRLVRRADGVYVQFCIDVNRSQNIEPTGNTVGLDVGLKEYYTDSDGTMVENPKFLRVGEKVLKRSQRRVSRKVKGSKNRGKARLVLGKRHLKISRQRKDHAVKLARCVVQSHDLIAYEDLRIKNLVKNHCLAKSINDASWYQFRVWIEYFGKVFKRVTVAVNPQYSSQECSSCGEVVKKTLSTRTHVCKCGCVMDRDENAARIILSRGLGTVGHTGTFALDASNAWGDETSTLVGENLHEQVMS; from the coding sequence ATGCTTGTTTTTGAGTTCAAAGCTTATGGAAAGCCAGCACAATTCATTGCGGTAGATGAAGCAATTCGTACTGCCAAGTTCATTCGTAATAGCTGTATTCGGCTATGGATGGATGTTAAAGGCATGGGTAAAAACGACTTGCAGAAATATTGTGCTGTACTGGCGGCGAACTTTCCCTTTGCTAATGAACTCAACTCAATGGCTCGTCAAGCTTCTGCGGAAAGAGCTTGGTCTTCTATCTCTCGGTTTTATGACAACTGCAAAAAGGGTATTCCAGGGTTAAAAGGATATCCTCAATTCCAGAAGGAGTGCCGCTCGGTTGAGTACAAAACTTCAGGATGGCGGATTGCCGATGACCGTAAATCAATAACTTTCACCGACAAGAAAGGCATTGGGCGCTTAAAACTCAAAGGTACTCGTAATTTGCACTTTTACCAGATCAACCAAATTAAACGGGTAAGATTGGTCAGACGTGCAGATGGTGTGTATGTTCAGTTTTGCATTGATGTAAACCGTTCCCAGAACATAGAACCTACGGGTAATACGGTTGGGTTAGACGTTGGGCTGAAAGAATACTACACTGACTCTGATGGCACGATGGTTGAAAACCCTAAGTTTCTTCGTGTTGGTGAAAAAGTTCTCAAGCGCTCACAACGTCGTGTTTCCAGAAAGGTAAAAGGTTCAAAGAACAGAGGCAAGGCAAGACTTGTTTTAGGAAAACGCCACCTCAAAATAAGTAGGCAACGTAAAGACCATGCTGTGAAGTTAGCACGGTGCGTAGTTCAGTCTCACGACTTGATAGCCTATGAAGATTTGAGGATTAAAAATCTGGTGAAAAACCATTGTCTTGCTAAGTCTATTAATGACGCATCTTGGTATCAGTTCCGTGTCTGGATTGAATATTTTGGCAAGGTATTTAAACGGGTCACGGTGGCGGTTAATCCGCAATACAGTAGCCAGGAATGCTCTAGCTGCGGTGAAGTTGTGAAGAAAACACTATCCACTAGGACACACGTTTGTAAATGTGGCTGTGTGATGGATAGGGATGAAAACGCAGCTAGGATCATCCTTAGTCGAGGGTTGGGTACGGTAGGGCATACCGGAACCTTTGCGCTAGACGCAAGCAACGCTTGGGGAGATGAAACCTCTACTCTTGTTGGTGAAAACCTGCATGAGCAAGTTATGTCTTAG